Proteins encoded in a region of the Streptomyces sp. PCS3-D2 genome:
- a CDS encoding condensation domain-containing protein: protein MRGIDVTEAEQILCGVLADLFGIREVGPQDGFVRLGGDSIIAVQVVGAARRAGLRITVRDVLTLPDVAALADAARPLARSARSGDDDGVGPVRPTPVMHWLDERGGPADRYYQYLVVRTPAGLTGQGASEVLQAILDRHDMLRVIRDGSGWRTRPAGSVPAAPCLRRVSTEGRQATAEEVGREVHAARDRLSAGGGVIVQAVWFDAGAGLPGALALVVNHVVVDGISWRVLTGDLARAGEAVAAGRAPAGALEPVATSFRRWSELLTAEAAGERTAAEAAYWRGVVRPGAGIAGRRPLDPARDHEDRAGHLALSLPAATAGPLLTSVADRLGADANEVLLAGLSLALARWRPCGPEALVELEGHGREDIGAEADLSRTVGWFTTLFPTRFALDGLGAADAEDGGPTAGEALRRVREQLRAIPRKGIGYGLLRHLDPVVGKELAAAEPAGIGFNYLGRLGGPADADWQLLPAHGARLDAPGPGMPMAHAVEVNAFVLESADGPVLHADWAWAEGVHDEAEVRALADGWFRMLGALVVHADRTGPAAASTVPPAAGLTLGAIGQDELDDLAASLGLL from the coding sequence ATGAGGGGAATCGACGTGACCGAGGCGGAGCAGATCCTGTGCGGTGTCCTGGCGGACCTGTTCGGAATCCGGGAGGTCGGCCCGCAGGACGGCTTCGTCCGGCTCGGTGGTGACAGCATCATCGCCGTGCAGGTGGTCGGCGCGGCCCGCCGGGCCGGGCTGCGCATCACCGTCCGGGACGTGCTGACCCTGCCGGACGTGGCGGCCCTGGCCGACGCCGCCCGGCCGCTGGCCCGGTCCGCCCGGTCGGGCGACGACGACGGCGTCGGGCCGGTCCGGCCGACGCCGGTCATGCACTGGCTCGACGAGCGGGGCGGGCCGGCCGACCGCTACTACCAGTACCTGGTGGTGCGGACCCCGGCCGGGCTGACCGGACAGGGCGCGTCCGAGGTGCTCCAGGCAATCCTGGACCGGCACGACATGCTGCGCGTGATCCGGGACGGCTCCGGCTGGCGGACCCGCCCGGCCGGGTCGGTGCCCGCCGCCCCGTGCCTGCGCCGGGTGTCGACGGAGGGCCGCCAGGCCACCGCCGAGGAGGTCGGTCGGGAGGTGCACGCGGCCCGTGACCGGCTCTCGGCCGGCGGCGGGGTGATCGTGCAGGCGGTCTGGTTCGACGCCGGGGCCGGGCTGCCCGGGGCGCTGGCCCTGGTCGTCAACCACGTGGTCGTGGACGGGATCTCCTGGCGGGTGCTGACCGGCGACCTCGCCCGGGCCGGGGAGGCTGTCGCCGCCGGGCGGGCCCCCGCCGGCGCCCTCGAACCGGTGGCCACCTCGTTCCGCCGCTGGTCCGAGCTGCTCACCGCGGAGGCGGCCGGGGAGCGGACCGCTGCCGAAGCCGCGTACTGGCGCGGTGTGGTGCGGCCGGGTGCGGGCATCGCGGGCCGCCGCCCGCTGGACCCGGCCCGCGACCACGAGGACCGCGCCGGGCACCTCGCCCTGAGCCTGCCCGCGGCGACGGCCGGGCCGCTGCTGACGTCGGTGGCCGACCGGCTGGGCGCAGACGCCAACGAGGTGCTGCTGGCCGGGCTCTCCCTGGCCCTGGCCCGGTGGCGGCCCTGCGGCCCGGAGGCCCTGGTGGAGCTGGAGGGCCACGGCCGGGAGGACATCGGCGCCGAAGCGGACCTCTCCCGCACGGTCGGCTGGTTCACCACCCTCTTCCCCACCCGTTTCGCCCTGGACGGCCTGGGTGCGGCGGACGCCGAGGACGGCGGACCCACCGCCGGAGAGGCGCTGCGGCGGGTCCGGGAGCAGCTGCGGGCGATCCCGCGCAAGGGCATCGGGTACGGCCTGCTGCGCCACCTCGACCCGGTCGTCGGCAAGGAGCTCGCCGCGGCGGAGCCCGCGGGCATCGGTTTCAACTACCTCGGCCGGCTGGGCGGTCCGGCCGACGCCGACTGGCAGCTGCTGCCCGCCCACGGGGCCCGGCTCGACGCCCCGGGCCCGGGCATGCCGATGGCGCACGCCGTCGAGGTGAACGCCTTCGTCCTGGAGTCGGCGGACGGGCCCGTCCTGCACGCCGACTGGGCCTGGGCCGAGGGCGTCCACGACGAGGCGGAGGTCCGGGCGCTGGCCGACGGCTGGTTCCGGATGCTCGGCGCCCTCGTCGTCCACGCCGACCGCACCGGTCCCGCGGCCGCGTCCACGGTCCCGCCCGCCGCCGGCCTGACGCTCGGCGCGATCGGCCAGGACGAACTGGACGACCTCGCGGCCTCGCTCGGCCTCCTCTGA